In Vibrio atlanticus, the following proteins share a genomic window:
- a CDS encoding LysR family transcriptional regulator: MLLEGIETLLVLSKAKTMSRTGSLLYISQSAVSKRIANLEKKLGKKLIEPSGRQIKLTPDAIALIESIGPTFNELRGLIYEQQELEDTTLITLDSSKSLIAGYLGEMMGQFIQQDKYITITTNHTPRIIERVQSGKATLGLCAGLLPPHHGLMTFHLFDEPFYIVSKSPLTELPPLVITNDMTNPANSYQLSVLEKFGIKPLMEMDAYTAAAQLALGGTGPALIPLSIVKTLNIEPKYLYSFQELEGLIRPIHICVRPNSYQSPRVKTLIESIVDAVPKAV; this comes from the coding sequence ATGCTACTCGAAGGAATCGAAACTCTACTGGTATTGAGTAAAGCAAAAACCATGAGCCGCACAGGCAGCTTGCTTTATATCAGCCAATCAGCGGTCAGCAAACGGATTGCGAATTTAGAAAAGAAGCTAGGTAAAAAGCTCATCGAGCCGAGTGGCCGACAGATAAAACTGACGCCGGATGCGATTGCATTAATCGAGAGCATAGGCCCTACATTCAATGAACTTAGAGGGCTTATTTATGAACAGCAAGAGTTGGAAGATACCACTCTCATTACTTTAGATAGCTCTAAGTCTCTGATAGCGGGTTATTTAGGTGAGATGATGGGCCAATTTATCCAGCAAGATAAATACATCACCATCACCACTAACCATACACCAAGAATTATCGAGCGAGTGCAGTCTGGTAAGGCGACCTTGGGGTTGTGTGCTGGCTTACTGCCACCGCATCATGGGTTGATGACCTTTCACCTATTTGATGAGCCGTTTTACATAGTGAGTAAGTCGCCGTTAACGGAGCTTCCTCCATTGGTGATTACCAACGATATGACCAACCCTGCCAACTCTTATCAGCTCTCAGTGTTAGAAAAGTTTGGTATTAAACCCTTGATGGAGATGGATGCCTACACCGCAGCAGCGCAACTTGCTTTGGGTGGGACTGGACCGGCCTTAATCCCGCTCTCAATAGTAAAAACACTCAATATTGAACCTAAATATCTGTATAGCTTCCAAGAACTAGAAGGCCTTATTCGACCGATTCATATCTGTGTAAGGCCGAACAGCTATCAGTCTCCGCGAGTTAAAACACTGATAGAATCCATTGTTGATGCTGTTCCCAAAGCAGTTTAG
- the carA gene encoding glutamine-hydrolyzing carbamoyl-phosphate synthase small subunit produces MKKSALLVLEDGTVFHGEAIGAVGSAVGEVVFNTSMTGYQEILTDPSYSQQIVTLTYPHIGNTGTNSEDEESSSIHAQGLVIRDLPLIASNFRNEQSLSDYLKSQNVVGIADIDTRKLTRILREKGAQNGCIVAGSSVNDGNLDEALALAKAKEFPGLKGMDLAKEVTTKEAYQWKQGSWTLTGGLPEAKADSELPYHVVAYDFGAKRNILRMLVDRGCRLTVVPAETSAEEVLALNPDGVFLSNGPGDPEPCTYAIEATKVFLEKGLPIFGICLGHQILALASGAKTVKMKFGHHGANHPVKDLDRDVVMITSQNHGFAADEDTLPETLRATHKSLFDGSLQGIHRTDKPAFSFQGHPEASPGPEDAAPLFDHFIELINQSVANKQDKA; encoded by the coding sequence TTGAAGAAGTCAGCACTACTCGTCCTAGAAGATGGGACAGTATTTCACGGTGAAGCCATTGGCGCTGTAGGTTCTGCAGTTGGTGAAGTCGTTTTTAATACCTCGATGACGGGGTACCAAGAAATCCTCACTGATCCTTCCTATTCTCAGCAAATCGTTACCCTTACTTACCCTCACATTGGCAATACCGGAACCAATTCCGAAGATGAAGAATCTTCTTCAATCCACGCTCAAGGCCTTGTGATTCGCGATCTCCCTCTAATCGCTTCTAACTTCCGTAATGAACAATCCCTTTCTGATTACCTTAAGTCGCAAAACGTTGTTGGTATCGCTGATATCGATACTCGTAAGCTGACGCGTATTCTTCGTGAAAAAGGCGCACAGAACGGTTGTATCGTAGCTGGCTCTTCAGTAAATGATGGAAATTTAGACGAAGCTTTGGCTCTAGCTAAAGCAAAAGAATTCCCTGGCCTGAAAGGTATGGACCTTGCGAAAGAAGTTACAACAAAAGAAGCGTATCAATGGAAACAAGGTTCGTGGACGCTTACGGGTGGACTTCCTGAAGCGAAAGCAGACTCTGAATTGCCATACCACGTTGTTGCTTATGACTTCGGTGCAAAACGAAACATCTTACGAATGCTTGTTGACCGCGGCTGCCGCCTAACGGTTGTTCCTGCTGAAACTTCTGCTGAAGAAGTACTTGCTCTGAACCCAGACGGTGTTTTCCTTTCAAATGGCCCTGGTGACCCAGAACCATGTACTTACGCAATTGAAGCAACAAAAGTGTTCCTAGAAAAAGGTTTACCAATCTTTGGTATCTGTCTAGGTCACCAGATTCTTGCTCTTGCGTCAGGCGCTAAGACAGTGAAAATGAAGTTTGGTCACCACGGTGCAAACCACCCGGTTAAAGATTTAGATCGTGATGTTGTGATGATTACTTCACAAAACCACGGCTTTGCTGCTGACGAAGATACGCTTCCAGAGACATTACGAGCGACTCATAAGTCTCTATTTGATGGTTCTCTACAAGGTATCCACCGTACAGACAAACCAGCATTTAGCTTCCAAGGTCACCCAGAAGCAAGTCCAGGTCCAGAAGATGCGGCGCCGCTATTCGACCACTTCATTGAATTAATTAACCAGTCTGTTGCAAACAAACAAGACAAAGCGTAA
- the btuF gene encoding vitamin B12 ABC transporter substrate-binding protein BtuF — MKPSALVTSLTILSSSLWLPLSFAEEAPLTQEQVQPAQRVVSLAPHATELAYSAGLGDKLVAVSERSDYPIQADKLEKVANYQGIKVEKIIALQPDLILAWPAGNPPRELAKLEQFGFNIYYSKTKSLDNIATNIEQLSQFASDPSIGENNAQQYREQLNALRLKYKDAEPVNYFYQLSEKPIITVAQGHWPSEVFEFCGGHNIFEDSASPYPQVGIEQVVLRKPQVIFTSQHAIENGTMWQTWEDEIPAVAQNQIWSLNSDWINRPTTRTLKALQQVCDFFDRARQNH, encoded by the coding sequence GTGAAACCATCAGCACTTGTTACAAGCCTTACTATTTTGTCTTCCAGCTTATGGCTGCCTTTATCATTTGCAGAAGAAGCACCACTGACTCAAGAACAAGTACAGCCGGCTCAACGCGTGGTTAGCCTTGCTCCTCATGCCACTGAACTCGCATACAGCGCTGGTTTAGGTGATAAGCTTGTTGCGGTGAGTGAGCGAAGTGATTATCCAATACAAGCTGACAAGCTAGAGAAAGTGGCGAATTACCAAGGCATCAAGGTTGAGAAGATCATCGCCCTGCAACCTGATCTCATTCTCGCATGGCCAGCGGGAAACCCGCCCAGAGAACTCGCGAAACTGGAGCAATTTGGTTTTAATATTTATTACTCAAAAACCAAGAGCCTAGATAACATCGCGACCAATATTGAGCAACTTAGCCAATTCGCAAGCGATCCAAGTATTGGCGAAAATAACGCTCAACAATACAGAGAGCAGCTCAACGCGTTGAGACTAAAATACAAAGATGCCGAGCCAGTAAACTACTTCTACCAACTCAGTGAGAAGCCGATCATCACTGTTGCTCAAGGACACTGGCCAAGTGAGGTGTTTGAGTTTTGTGGTGGCCACAATATTTTCGAAGACAGTGCTTCCCCTTACCCGCAAGTTGGCATTGAACAAGTTGTGTTAAGGAAGCCGCAAGTGATCTTCACTTCTCAGCACGCAATTGAGAATGGAACCATGTGGCAAACTTGGGAAGATGAGATCCCGGCGGTCGCTCAAAATCAGATTTGGTCACTCAACTCTGACTGGATTAATCGCCCTACGACGAGAACTTTGAAAGCGCTCCAACAAGTATGCGATTTCTTCGATAGAGCTAGGCAAAATCACTAA
- a CDS encoding TRIC cation channel family protein, whose translation MDSMLLYIIDLFGTAIFAVSGVFVAGRLKMDPFGVAVLGSVTAIGGGTIRDMALGATPVFWITDTTYLWVIITTCLLTMIIVRRPKRLAWWILPVCDAIGLAVFVGIGVEKALIYQDSALVAIIMGVITGCGGGIIRDVLAREVPMILRSEVYATACIIGGTFHTMALNMGHDSETAFLAGVFTTLLIRLGAIRWHLSLPTFAIK comes from the coding sequence ATGGACTCCATGCTGCTTTATATTATCGATTTATTTGGCACTGCCATTTTTGCTGTCTCAGGCGTATTTGTCGCTGGCCGTCTTAAGATGGATCCCTTTGGCGTAGCCGTTTTAGGCAGCGTAACCGCGATTGGCGGCGGTACTATTCGTGACATGGCACTAGGAGCAACTCCCGTGTTTTGGATCACCGATACCACCTACCTTTGGGTTATCATCACCACCTGTTTGCTGACCATGATTATAGTAAGACGTCCAAAGCGTCTGGCTTGGTGGATATTGCCGGTATGTGATGCGATCGGCTTAGCGGTGTTTGTTGGTATTGGTGTAGAAAAAGCACTGATTTATCAAGACTCGGCATTAGTGGCCATTATCATGGGTGTTATCACAGGCTGTGGTGGCGGTATTATCCGTGACGTGCTTGCACGCGAAGTGCCAATGATTCTAAGAAGTGAAGTCTATGCGACCGCTTGTATCATTGGTGGTACTTTCCATACCATGGCGCTCAACATGGGACACGACTCAGAAACCGCCTTTTTGGCCGGTGTGTTTACGACACTATTGATTAGGCTTGGCGCTATTCGCTGGCACTTGTCATTGCCAACCTTCGCTATCAAATAG
- the mtnN gene encoding 5'-methylthioadenosine/S-adenosylhomocysteine nucleosidase, whose amino-acid sequence MKIGIIGAMEQEVAILKAAISDITEVNKGGCTFFSGQLNGVDVVLLQSGIGKVAAAVGTSILLSEYQPDVVLNTGSAGGFDSTLNLGDVVISTEVRHHDADVTAFGYEIGQMAGQPAAFKADDKLMAVAEQALAQMEDKHAVRGLICTGDAFVCTAERQAFIRKHFPSVVAVEMEASAIAQACHQFQVPFVVVRAISDVADKESPMSFEEFLPLAAQSSSEMVIKMVALLK is encoded by the coding sequence ATGAAAATCGGCATCATTGGCGCAATGGAGCAAGAAGTTGCGATCCTAAAAGCAGCAATTTCAGACATTACTGAAGTTAATAAAGGCGGTTGTACCTTTTTCTCTGGTCAGCTAAATGGTGTTGACGTTGTTTTGCTTCAATCAGGCATTGGTAAAGTAGCAGCTGCTGTTGGTACTTCAATCCTGCTAAGCGAATACCAACCAGATGTCGTTCTAAACACTGGCTCTGCTGGCGGTTTTGATTCAACACTGAACCTTGGCGATGTGGTTATCTCTACTGAAGTTCGTCACCACGATGCTGACGTTACAGCTTTCGGTTACGAAATCGGCCAAATGGCTGGTCAACCTGCAGCATTCAAGGCAGATGACAAGCTGATGGCTGTTGCAGAACAAGCTCTAGCACAAATGGAAGATAAGCACGCCGTTCGTGGCCTTATCTGTACTGGCGACGCGTTTGTTTGCACAGCAGAACGCCAAGCGTTCATCCGCAAGCACTTCCCATCAGTGGTTGCTGTAGAGATGGAAGCATCGGCTATCGCTCAAGCTTGTCACCAATTCCAAGTACCATTCGTGGTTGTTCGTGCAATCTCTGACGTTGCAGACAAAGAATCACCAATGAGCTTCGAAGAGTTCCTGCCACTTGCAGCGCAAAGCTCTTCTGAGATGGTTATCAAGATGGTTGCCCTACTAAAGTAA
- a CDS encoding cobalamin biosynthesis family protein gives MQTLFDQVFANGVLLVMWGALLFHLILPIPHAAHPTTLWHKFAELLATKVNNNQNYSQSLISGTLAWGLMVLPALVILLALQPLVWQSQLFELALLLLAIDWRNNEKLANQLIKALGREDKATARQLLAPIVNRQTESLSSLGLGKAAAETIIMGYARNVVCVLFWYAIGGGIAALMYRLIVELARAWSPSRKQFSPFGSTAIKIVAILEFIPMRLFALMIVCGDKASHTFKMMLAQSRSWPLPGPAWLITAVGNKLELSLGGPAIYDNTKAIRAKLGGRIAPSALHLSQLQKLLFGRIAIWIFLQSLILLFVHQGI, from the coding sequence ATGCAAACACTGTTTGATCAGGTATTTGCAAATGGCGTGCTCCTTGTAATGTGGGGAGCACTGCTTTTTCATTTAATTTTACCTATCCCCCATGCCGCACACCCCACGACCTTATGGCATAAGTTTGCTGAACTTTTAGCAACTAAGGTTAATAACAATCAGAATTATTCCCAAAGCTTAATCTCAGGCACTTTAGCTTGGGGGTTAATGGTCTTGCCTGCTCTGGTTATTCTATTGGCACTGCAGCCACTGGTTTGGCAATCACAACTGTTTGAATTAGCGCTGTTGTTACTCGCCATTGATTGGCGTAACAATGAAAAGTTGGCAAATCAACTGATCAAAGCTCTTGGCCGAGAAGATAAAGCCACGGCTCGCCAGTTATTAGCGCCTATTGTTAATCGTCAAACTGAATCACTGTCATCACTTGGGCTTGGCAAAGCCGCTGCTGAAACTATCATCATGGGTTACGCTCGTAATGTGGTTTGTGTTTTATTCTGGTACGCCATTGGTGGTGGAATCGCCGCTTTAATGTATCGCCTGATTGTCGAATTAGCGCGAGCGTGGTCACCAAGCCGTAAGCAGTTCTCTCCATTTGGATCCACGGCAATCAAGATCGTCGCTATCCTAGAATTTATACCAATGCGATTGTTTGCCTTAATGATTGTATGTGGTGATAAAGCGTCTCACACATTCAAGATGATGCTCGCTCAGAGTCGCTCTTGGCCATTGCCCGGCCCTGCATGGTTGATTACTGCTGTCGGCAACAAGCTTGAGCTGTCACTGGGCGGCCCTGCGATTTACGACAACACCAAAGCTATTCGAGCAAAATTAGGCGGCAGAATCGCCCCTTCAGCCCTGCACTTGTCTCAACTTCAAAAACTGCTGTTTGGTCGCATCGCTATCTGGATATTTTTACAAAGCCTAATCTTACTATTTGTTCACCAAGGGATTTAG
- a CDS encoding TSUP family transporter, with protein MEITLEILAILFVVATAAGFIDAMAGGGGLLTLPALLAAGVPPTQALATNKLQSSFGSFSASWYFVRNGIVSIKEMRLAIFCTFIGSAIGAELVQHIDASLLTSVIPLLLIAISLYFLLAPQTRASEGKQKISEAMFALCVGGGVGFYDGFFGPGTGSIFTVCFVAIGHFSLVDATARTKVLNFTSNIAALIFFILAGLPIWELGLVMAVGGFMGAQLGAKVVVTKGQKWIRPLVIVMSMLMASKLLWEQHQQWILSVF; from the coding sequence ATGGAAATTACTCTAGAAATATTGGCTATCTTGTTTGTTGTTGCAACGGCGGCAGGCTTTATCGATGCAATGGCTGGCGGCGGTGGATTGTTGACTCTACCTGCATTGCTAGCGGCCGGAGTGCCACCCACGCAGGCACTGGCAACCAATAAACTCCAAAGCTCCTTCGGCAGCTTCTCTGCGAGTTGGTATTTCGTGCGCAATGGTATCGTCAGTATTAAAGAGATGCGCCTCGCTATCTTTTGTACCTTTATTGGTTCTGCAATTGGTGCCGAGCTAGTCCAACACATTGATGCGAGCTTACTGACCAGTGTTATCCCGTTGCTGCTCATCGCTATCTCTCTCTATTTCCTGTTAGCCCCCCAAACTAGAGCGTCTGAAGGAAAACAGAAGATCTCTGAGGCGATGTTTGCTCTGTGTGTTGGTGGCGGTGTGGGTTTCTATGATGGCTTTTTTGGCCCAGGAACAGGTTCTATCTTCACCGTCTGCTTTGTTGCGATTGGTCACTTCTCGTTAGTCGATGCAACGGCGCGCACTAAGGTACTTAACTTTACCTCGAATATCGCGGCCTTAATTTTCTTTATTTTGGCTGGTTTGCCAATTTGGGAGTTGGGTTTAGTAATGGCGGTCGGCGGTTTTATGGGCGCTCAGCTTGGCGCTAAAGTGGTGGTGACAAAAGGGCAAAAATGGATTCGCCCTCTTGTGATCGTGATGTCGATGCTAATGGCGTCTAAACTGCTTTGGGAACAGCATCAACAATGGATTCTATCAGTGTTTTAA
- the carB gene encoding carbamoyl-phosphate synthase large subunit, with protein MPKRTDIKSVLILGAGPIVIGQACEFDYSGAQACKALREEGYRVILVNSNPATIMTDPDMADATYIEPIQWEVVRNIIAKEKPDAVLPTMGGQTALNCALDLEKYGVLEEFGVEMIGATADAIDKAEDRSRFDKAMKAIGLECPTADTAKTMEEAYKVQEMVGFPCIIRPSFTMGGTGGGIAYNKEEFEEICRRGLDLSPTNELLIDESLIGWKEYEMEVVRDKNDNCIIVCAIENFDPMGIHTGDSITVAPAQTLTDKEYQLMRNASLAVLREIGVETGGSNVQFGINPKDGRMVIIEMNPRVSRSSALASKATGFPIAKIAAKLAVGFTLDELMNDITGGATPASFEPTIDYVVTKIPRFNFEKFAGANDRLTTQMKSVGEVMAIGRNQQESLQKALRGLEVGATGFDEMVDLDAPDALTTIRHELKEAGSDRIWYIADAFRAGMSVDGVFNLTQIDRWFLVQIEDIVKLEQELKAKGFAGLNKDELMKLKRKGFADARLSKILGVAESEIRRLRDQYDIHPVYKRVDTCAAEFSSDTAYMYSSYDDECESNPTDKEKIMILGGGPNRIGQGIEFDYCCVHASLALREDGYETIMVNCNPETVSTDYDTSDRLYFEPVTLEDVLAIVRVEKPKGVIVQYGGQTPLKLARELEAAGVPIIGTSPDAIDRAEDRERFQVAVDRLGLLQPENATVTTMEQAVEKSREIGFPLVVRPSYVLGGRAMEIVYDEQDLRRYFNEAVSVSNESPVLLDSFLDDAVEVDVDAICDGERVVIAGIMEHIEQAGVHSGDSACSLPAYTLSQEIQDVMREQVEKLAFELGVRGLMNTQFAVKNNQVYLIEVNPRAARTVPFVSKATGAAVAKIAARVMAGQSLESQGFTKEIIPPYYSVKEVVLPFNKFPGVDPLLGPEMRSTGEVMGVGATFAEAYSKAELGCGHIYPEGGRALLSVREGDKERVVDLASKLSKLGYQLDATHGTAVILGEAGINPRLVNKVHEGRPHILDRIKNNEYTYIVNTAAGRQAIEDSKVLRRGALAEKVNYTTTLNAAFATCMAHTADAKTSVTSVQELHAQVKASLA; from the coding sequence ATGCCAAAACGTACTGACATTAAAAGTGTTCTAATTCTAGGTGCTGGTCCGATTGTTATCGGTCAAGCATGTGAGTTTGATTACTCTGGTGCTCAAGCTTGTAAAGCACTTCGCGAAGAAGGTTACCGAGTTATTCTTGTAAACTCGAACCCAGCGACAATCATGACTGACCCAGACATGGCTGATGCGACTTACATCGAACCTATCCAATGGGAAGTGGTTCGTAACATCATCGCTAAAGAGAAGCCTGATGCAGTTCTACCGACAATGGGCGGCCAAACTGCACTTAACTGTGCGTTAGATTTAGAAAAATACGGCGTACTTGAAGAGTTCGGCGTAGAGATGATTGGCGCAACTGCTGACGCTATCGATAAAGCTGAAGACCGCTCTCGTTTTGATAAAGCAATGAAAGCTATTGGTCTTGAGTGTCCAACGGCTGATACAGCGAAAACGATGGAAGAAGCTTACAAAGTTCAAGAAATGGTTGGTTTCCCTTGTATCATTCGTCCATCGTTTACGATGGGTGGTACAGGCGGTGGTATCGCTTATAACAAAGAAGAATTTGAAGAAATTTGTCGTCGTGGTTTGGACTTGTCTCCAACCAACGAACTTCTAATCGATGAGTCACTTATCGGTTGGAAAGAGTACGAGATGGAAGTGGTTCGCGACAAGAACGACAACTGCATCATCGTATGTGCGATTGAAAACTTTGACCCAATGGGTATTCACACGGGTGACTCGATCACCGTAGCTCCAGCACAAACGCTGACAGACAAAGAATACCAACTAATGCGTAACGCTTCTCTAGCGGTACTGCGTGAGATTGGTGTTGAAACGGGTGGCTCAAACGTACAGTTTGGCATTAACCCGAAAGATGGCCGTATGGTTATCATCGAGATGAACCCACGTGTATCTCGTTCTTCTGCACTTGCTTCTAAAGCAACAGGTTTCCCAATCGCTAAGATTGCAGCGAAACTGGCTGTTGGCTTTACGCTAGACGAGCTAATGAATGACATCACTGGTGGCGCAACGCCAGCATCATTCGAACCAACAATCGATTACGTAGTAACTAAGATTCCTCGTTTTAACTTCGAGAAGTTTGCAGGTGCTAACGACCGTCTAACGACTCAAATGAAGTCGGTTGGTGAAGTTATGGCTATCGGCCGTAACCAACAAGAATCTCTACAGAAAGCACTTCGCGGTCTAGAAGTTGGCGCAACTGGTTTTGACGAAATGGTCGACCTAGATGCACCTGACGCTCTAACGACGATTCGCCATGAGCTTAAAGAAGCTGGTTCTGACCGTATTTGGTACATCGCAGATGCTTTCCGTGCTGGTATGTCAGTTGATGGTGTATTCAACCTAACGCAAATTGACCGTTGGTTCCTAGTTCAAATCGAAGACATCGTAAAACTAGAGCAAGAACTTAAAGCGAAAGGCTTTGCTGGTCTGAATAAAGACGAGCTAATGAAGCTTAAGCGTAAAGGTTTTGCTGATGCTCGCCTGTCTAAGATTCTAGGTGTGGCTGAAAGTGAAATTCGTCGTCTACGTGACCAATACGATATTCACCCAGTCTACAAGCGTGTAGATACGTGTGCGGCTGAGTTCTCTTCTGATACGGCTTACATGTACTCATCTTACGATGATGAATGTGAATCGAACCCAACAGACAAAGAGAAAATCATGATCTTAGGCGGCGGTCCAAACCGTATCGGCCAAGGTATTGAATTCGATTACTGTTGTGTACATGCATCTCTAGCACTACGTGAAGATGGCTACGAAACAATCATGGTTAACTGTAACCCTGAGACAGTTTCGACAGACTACGATACGTCTGACCGTCTGTACTTTGAACCAGTAACTCTGGAAGACGTACTAGCAATCGTTCGTGTTGAGAAGCCAAAAGGCGTTATCGTTCAGTACGGTGGTCAAACACCACTGAAACTGGCTCGTGAGCTTGAAGCTGCTGGCGTACCAATCATTGGTACTAGCCCAGACGCAATCGACCGTGCAGAAGACCGTGAGCGTTTCCAAGTTGCTGTTGACCGTCTTGGTCTTCTACAACCAGAAAACGCGACAGTAACAACAATGGAGCAAGCGGTAGAGAAATCTCGCGAAATCGGTTTCCCATTGGTTGTTCGTCCTTCTTATGTTCTTGGTGGTCGAGCGATGGAAATCGTATACGACGAGCAAGACTTACGCCGCTACTTCAACGAAGCAGTTAGCGTTTCAAACGAATCTCCAGTACTACTTGATAGCTTCCTAGACGATGCTGTTGAAGTGGACGTTGATGCGATTTGTGACGGTGAGCGCGTTGTTATTGCGGGTATCATGGAGCATATCGAGCAAGCGGGTGTTCACTCAGGTGACTCAGCATGTTCTCTTCCGGCTTACACGTTAAGCCAAGAAATCCAAGACGTAATGCGTGAGCAAGTTGAAAAGCTAGCGTTCGAGTTGGGTGTTCGTGGTCTAATGAATACGCAGTTTGCTGTTAAGAACAACCAAGTGTACCTAATCGAGGTTAACCCTCGTGCAGCACGTACAGTGCCGTTCGTATCGAAAGCAACAGGCGCAGCAGTCGCTAAGATTGCAGCTCGTGTGATGGCTGGTCAATCGTTAGAGTCTCAAGGCTTTACGAAAGAAATCATCCCACCTTACTACTCAGTGAAAGAGGTTGTTCTTCCGTTCAACAAATTCCCTGGTGTTGATCCACTGTTAGGCCCAGAAATGCGCTCTACTGGTGAAGTTATGGGTGTTGGCGCAACGTTTGCTGAAGCATACTCTAAAGCTGAATTGGGTTGTGGTCACATCTACCCTGAAGGCGGTCGTGCATTGCTTTCTGTTCGCGAAGGCGACAAAGAGCGTGTTGTTGACCTAGCATCTAAGCTATCTAAGCTTGGTTACCAGCTAGACGCAACTCACGGTACAGCTGTTATCCTTGGCGAAGCGGGCATTAACCCACGTCTAGTAAACAAGGTACACGAAGGTCGTCCTCACATTCTTGACCGTATCAAGAACAACGAGTACACGTACATCGTGAACACTGCGGCTGGCCGTCAAGCGATTGAAGATTCTAAAGTTCTTCGTCGTGGCGCATTGGCTGAGAAAGTGAACTACACGACTACGCTAAACGCAGCATTCGCGACTTGTATGGCGCACACTGCAGACGCGAAAACGTCAGTAACTTCAGTTCAAGAGTTACACGCACAAGTTAAAGCTTCTCTAGCTTAA